Proteins encoded within one genomic window of Brassica rapa cultivar Chiifu-401-42 chromosome A09, CAAS_Brap_v3.01, whole genome shotgun sequence:
- the LOC103836795 gene encoding UDP-D-xylose:L-fucose alpha-1,3-D-xylosyltransferase MGP4, whose amino-acid sequence MAQRLFSSSHLSHSSASNRRHIYLMSRNGLLLLVALLLLLGVSLRWSASPLFIFPNKSSSSYSSLPSNWRDYSLAQAAKFVAKDGTVIVCTVSYPFLPFLNNWLISVSRQKHQDKVLVIAEDYAILYLINEKWPGHAVLIPPALDSQTAHKFGSKGFFKFTSRRPRHLMQLLELGYNVMYNDVDMVWLQDPFQYLEGSHDAYFTDDMTRPLNQSHDLPPPDRNGVTYICSCMIFLRPTNGAKLLMKKWIKELQDGTKAYEGNDQPAFNWALNKTASQVDLYLLSQAAFPTGGLYFQNATWVEETKGKHVIIHNNYIIGYENKMKRFHDFGLWLVDDHAFESPLGKLE is encoded by the exons ATGGCTCAGCGGCTTTTCTCTTCCTCTCATCTTTCTCATTCTTCAGCCTCAAACCGTCGTCATATCTATCTCATGAGCCGCAACGGTCTACTTCTCCTTGTCGCTCTCCTCCTTCTCCTCGGTGTATCATTACGCTGGTCAGCATCTCCCTTATTCATCTTTCCTAACAAAagctcttcttcttattcttctttgcCCTCCAACTGGCGCGACTATTCCCTCGCTCAAGCAGCCAAGTTTGTCGCTAAGGATGGGACTGTGATCGTCTGCACCGTTAGCTATCCCTTCTTGCCTTTCTTAAACAACTGGTTGATCAGCGTTTCTAGACAGAAGCATCAAGACAAAGTCCTCGTGATCGCTGAGGATTACGCTATTTTGTACTTGATTAACGAGAAGTGGCCTGGCCATGCCGTTCTCATTCCTCCAGCGCTCGACTCTCAGACCGCACATAAGTTCGGTTCCAAG GGTTTCTTCAAGTTTACATCTCGGAGACCACGACATCTCATGCAACTTTTGGAGCTAGGCTATAATGTGATGTACAACGATGTTGATATGGTCTGGTTGCAAGATCCGTTTCAGTACTTAGAAGGAAGCCACGACGCATACTTCACTGATGACATGACTAGA CCTTTGAATCAGTCCCATGATTTACCACCTCCGGATCGAAATGGAGTGACTTATATATGTAGCTGCATGATTTTCTTGCGTCCCACCAATGGAGCAAAGCTTCTCATGAAGAAATGGATTAAGGAACTTCAAGATGGAACTAAAGCATATGAAGGAAATGATCAGCCTGCTTTTAACTGGGCACTTAACAAGACAGCTAGTCAg GTAGATTTATACTTGCTTTCACAGGCAGCATTTCCAACAGGAGGATTGTATTTCCAGAACGCGACATGGGTTGAAGAGACAAAGGGGAAACATGTCATAATCCACAACAACTACATAATCGGTTACGAGAATAAGATGAAACGCTTCCACGACTTTGGTCTATGGCTAGTTGATGATCATGCTTTTGAGTCCCCCTTGGGAAAGTTAGAGTGA
- the LOC103836792 gene encoding uncharacterized protein LOC103836792, translated as MKGTRRSHFKPTNFELLNILHWRLVRGKRCSFITDMQNLYERAPWLLQHVRHVRFRENEWFYFVRRNKRPGMQKADSTRPSRTVGESGIWKTSGVVAQIKNQDGANVGTKRHISFKAKSATVKDGITTGWTMHEFVLDEPWFQEVVLCRIRFYKRKDNAQYAPRFLPIVIGRERGDSIHHGVAAAAGEELQYSNAPVETHEAQGMEQWTGSCSREVVSYLARQQIMVQDSNYTILNGGGMMQHQDFGSYGQHFSVNGRMEKHLDFGSYGQLSGEFLGQQQDHILAGQATYVSHMEDHQQQSHNLLGGHGTDPSHSAQTMEEDQQQWNGFWGPYSAQPYDQGMMENQDFESSALGLAQNHQCSGQNNDLSALSEPAAQQQHLGEGSNLSGPSQVQVMMNQALVEQHYVPWSAQANDQYKEHNNELPTVPMETQHQQHDNVIINSAAQLHLEAQDNVPLINETMEAQATDLPVNQGIDESHGGIVGSPTYRELYQEFLGEEEMGSEMDNIWNDVLNEEWVQKLGKNTPEEEEAELIADLTNCETFESFLDSLLSN; from the coding sequence ATGAAGGGGACTCGACGGTCGCATTTCAAACCCACAAACTTTGAGCTCCTCAACATCCTTCACTGGAGACTCGTTAGAGGCAAAAGATGTAGTTTCATAACCGACATGCAGAATCTGTACGAGAGAGCACCGTGGCTTCTACAGCACGTAAGGCATGTTAGATTCCGCGAGAACGAATGGTTTTACTTCGTCAGGAGGAATAAACGTCCAGGGATGCAAAAAGCTGACTCGACGAGACCGAGCAGAACGGTCGGTGAGTCAGGTATATGGAAGACGAGTGGTGTTGTGGCTCAGATAAAGAATCAAGATGGAGCTAACGTCGGTACTAAGAGGCATATAAGCTTCAAAGCTAAGAGTGCAACAGTGAAAGATGGGATCACAACTGGTTGGACGATGCATGAGTTTGTTTTAGATGAACCGTGGTTTCAAGAAGTGGTTCTGTGTAGAATTAGGTTTTATAAGCGTAAAGACAATGCTCAATATGCTCCAAGATTCTTACCTATAGTGATTGGACGTGAACGGGGAGACAGTATTCATCATggtgttgctgctgctgctggtgAAGAACTTCAATACTCGAACGCTCCGGTGGAGACTCATGAAGCTCAAGGGATGGAGCAGTGGACTGGATCTTGTTCTCGTGAGGTTGTCTCGTACTTGGCTCGTCAACAGATTATGGTACAAGACTCAAACTATACAATATTGAATGGAGGAGGTATGATGCAACATCAAGACTTTGGGTCCTATGGTCAACACTTCTCAGTGAATGGAAGGATGGAGAAACACCTAGACTTTGGTTCTTATGGTCAGCTATCAGGAGAATTTTTAGGTCAGCAGCAAGATCATATTCTTGCAGGACAAGCAACCTATGTCTCACATATGGAGGACCACCAGCAGCAATCCCATAACCTTTTGGGGGGACATGGGACGGATCCTTCGCACTCGGCTCAAACCATGGAGGAGGATCAGCAGCAATGGAATGGGTTTTGGGGTCCATACTCGGCTCAACCATATGATCAAGGCATGATGGAGAATCAAGACTTTGAGTCTTCTGCTTTAGGTTTGGCTCAAAATCATCAGTGTTCGGGACAGAACAATGATCTCTCAGCTCTTTCAGAACCTGCTGCTCAGCAACAACATTTAGGAGAAGGCTCAAACTTATCTGGACCTTCACAGGTTCAAGTTATGATGAATCAAGCTTTGGTGGAGCAGCATTATGTTCCATGGTCGGCTCAGGCAAATGATCAGTATAAAGAACATAACAATGAGCTCCCAACGGTTCCTATGGAGACTCAGCATCAACAACATGACAATGTCATTATAAACTCAGCTGCTCAGCTACATCTTGAGGCACAAGACAATGTTCCTTTGATAAATGAAACCATGGAAGCACAAGCCACAGATCTTCCAGTGAACCAAGGTATAGATGAGTCACATGGAGGCATTGTTGGCTCTCCTACTTACAGAGAATTGTATCAAGAATTTCTTGGAGAGGAAGAGATGGGTTCAGAGATGGATAACATTTGGAATGACGTTTTGAATGAGGAATGGGTTCAAAAGCTTGGAAAAAACacaccagaagaagaagaagctgagttAATAGCTGATCTAACAAACTGTGAAACTTTTGAGTCTTTCTTGGACTCCTTATTGTCCAACTAA
- the LOC103836791 gene encoding probable glycerol-3-phosphate acyltransferase 3 produces the protein MEQKKLSANAHKMAVKISVFQSLVFLFYRFILRRNPKPKYQKCPSTLLQSDLSRDTLIFNLERSLLKSDSLFPYFMLVAFEAGGVIRSFILFILYPLITLMLSHEMGVKVMVMVSFFGIKKDGFRAGGAVLPKHFLEDVGLEMFKVLRKGGKRIVVSYDLPQVMIEGFLRDYLEVEVVVGREMKVVGGYYLGIMEDKTKHDLVFDELVRKERLNTGRVIGITSYNTSLHRYLFSQFCQEIYFVKRSDKRTWQTLPKSQYPKPLIFHDGRLAIRPTLMNTLALFMWGPFAVLAAAARLFVSLCIPYTLSIPILSFFGCRLTVKIDDVSSQKLNSSERKGCLFACNHRTLLDPLYVGFALKKKNIKTVTYSLSRVSEILAPIKTVRLTRDRVSDGQAMKKLLAEGDLVVCPEGTTCREPYLLRFSPLFAEISDVIVPVAVTSPATFFYGTTASGLKAFDPLFFLMDPYPTYTVQFLDPVPGVTCQDPEGKLKFEVANHVQSAIGKALDFECTYLTRKDKYLILAGNNGVVKKN, from the exons ATGGAGCAAAAAAAGCTTTCTGCAAACGCACACAAAATGGCAGTTAAGATTTCAGTTTTTCAATCTCTTGTCTTTCTCTTTTACCGGTTTATCCTCCGGCGGAATCCTaaaccaaaataccaaaaatgcCCTTCTACTCTCCTTCAGTCTGACCTATCACGCGATACATTGATATTTAACTTAGAAAGATCTCTTCTCAAATCCGACTCTCTCTTCCCTTACTTCATGCTAGTAGCGTTCGAGGCGGGAGGGGTGATAAGGTCATTTATCCTCTTCATTCTCTACCCACTGATAACCTTGATGTTGAGCCACGAGATGGGTGTGAAAGTGATGGTAATGGTGAGTTTCTTTGGGATCAAGAAAGATGGTTTTAGAGCGGGGGGAGCTGTTTTGCCTAAACACTTCCTAGAAGATGTCGGGCTCGAAATGTTCAAAGTGTTAAGGAAAGGAGGGAAGAGAATCGTTGTGAGTTATGACCTTCCTCAAGTTATGATCGAAGGGTTCTTGAGAGATTACTTGGAGGTTGAAGTTGTTGTGGGTAGAGAAATGAAGGTCGTTGGTGGTTATTACTTAGGAATCATGGAGGATAAGACCAAACATGATCTTGTCTTTGATGAGTTGGTTCGTAAAGAGAGACTAAACACTGGTCGTGTTATTGGTATCACTTCCTACAACACATCTCTGCACCGATATCTATTCTCTCAGTTTTGCCAG GAGATTTATTTTGTGAAGAGATCCGACAAGAGAACCTGGCAAACCCTACCAAAAAGCCAATACCCTAAACCACTGATCTTTCATGATGGTCGTCTCGCAATCAGACCAACCCTAATGAACACTCTGGCCTTGTTCATGTGGGGTCCATTCGCAGTCTTAGCCGCAGCAGCTAGACTCTTTGTCTCTCTTTGCATCCCTTACACATTATCAATCCCAATCCTAAGTTTCTTCGGTTGCAGACTAACCGTCAAGATCGACGACGTCTCATCTCAAAAGTTAAACTCTAGTGAACGCAAAGGTTGTCTCTTTGCGTGTAACCACAGAACTTTATTGGACCCTCTCTATGTTGGATTcgcattaaaaaagaaaaacatcaaaacaGTAACGTATAGTTTGAGTAGAGTATCTGAGATTCTAGCTCCTATCAAAACCGTTAGACTGACTCGTGATCGTGTCAGCGACGGACAAGCCATGAAGAAACTATTGGCCGAAGGGGATCTCGTGGTTTGTCCTGAAGGAACCACTTGTAGAGAACCTTACTTGCTAAGGTTTAGTCCTTTGTTCGCCGAGATTAGTGACGTCATCGTTCCCGTGGCAGTTACGTCACCCGCAACCTTCTTCTATGGTACAACGGCAAGTGGCCTTAAGGCATTTGACCCGCTTTTCTTCCTCATGGATCCTTATCCTACCTACACTGTTCAGTTTCTTGACCCTGTCCCTGGCGTCACGTGTCAAGATCCCGAAGGGAAGTTGAAGTTTGAAGTGGCTAATCATGTTCAGAGCGCGATTGGGAAGGCGTTGGATTTTGAATGCACCTATCTCACTAGGAAAGACAAGTATTTGATCTTGGCTGGTAATAATGGCGTAGtgaagaaaaattaa